The following are encoded together in the Bubalus bubalis isolate 160015118507 breed Murrah chromosome 14, NDDB_SH_1, whole genome shotgun sequence genome:
- the HACD1 gene encoding very-long-chain (3R)-3-hydroxyacyl-CoA dehydratase 1 isoform X2: MVRFYMEKGTHKGLYKSIQKTLKFFQTFALLEIVHCLIGIVPTSVLVAGVQVSSRIFMVWLVTHSIKPIQNEESVVLFLVAWTVTEITRYSFYTFSLLDHLPYFIKWARYNFFIILYPVGVAGELLTIYAALPYVKKTGMFSIRLPNKYNVSFDYYYFLLITMASYIPLFPQLYFHMLRQRRKVLHGEVIVEKDD, from the exons ATGGTACGTTTTTACATGGAAAAAGGAACACACAAAGGTTTATATAAAAGTATTCAGAAGACACTTAAATTTTTCCAGACATTTGCCTTGCTTGAG ATAGTCCACTGTTTAattg gaattgTACCTACTTCTGTGCTTGTGGCTGGGGTCCAAGTGAGTTCAAGAATCTTCATGGTGTGGCTCGTTACTCACAGTATAAAACCA ATCCAGAATGAGGAGAGTGTGGTGCTTTTTCTGGTCGCATGGACGGTGACAGAGATCACTCGCTACTCCTTCTACACATTCAGTCTTCTCGACCACTTGCCATACTTCATTAAATGGGCCAG atataatttttttatcaTCTTATATCCTGTTGGAGTTGCTGGTGAACTTCTTACAATATACGCTGCCTTACCATATGTGAAGAAAACAGGAATGTTCTCCATAAGACTTCCCAATAAATACAATGTCTCTTTTGactactattattttcttcttataacCATGGCCTCATATATACCAT tGTTTCCACAACTCTACTTTCATATGTTACGTCAGAGAAGAAAGGTGCTTCATGGAGAGGTGATTGTCGAAAAGGATGATTAA